One region of Pogona vitticeps strain Pit_001003342236 chromosome 1, PviZW2.1, whole genome shotgun sequence genomic DNA includes:
- the RIC3 gene encoding protein RIC-3 isoform X3, giving the protein MRGGGNICLHGPVLPRPRPGAGLWTGAWGTLIQSTQKWFTVTFLLAHSGTVQLVQGYTGWIYSWKTQWRIGLWLCNQILNSLSRAQNGTTDQEKRLLQQLREITRVMKEGKLIDGISPEQEAEEAPYMQDWEGYPEETYPVYDNSDCYKRRQGTILVDYPDPSQPSAEELAERMEFVDDEDYLCSETLLSALALVNDGPAARSEKDQHATFSDQSGNGHHFEKCYCCHYEEDDPAVIAENAGFFSDSCSETEDTTKGELSVESDHENAAPRDQSDEEIGLLRKRNTKGMELLGQ; this is encoded by the exons atgcggggggggggaaatatctgtctccatggcccggtcctgccaaggccacggcctgGTGCCGGGCTGTGGACCGGAGCTTGGGGAACCCtgatacagagtactcagaaatggttcaccgTTACCTTCCTCTTGGCacactctgggactgtacagcttgtccaaggctacactgGCTGGATCTACTCCTggaagacacagtggagaatcggactctggctctgcaatcagatacttaactcactgag CAGGGCCCAAAATGGCACTACTGATCAAGAGAAAAGGTTGCTGCAGCAACTCCGAGAAATTACTAGGGTCATGAAAGAAGGCAAGCTTATTGATGGAATCTCCCCAGAACAAGAAGCTGAAGAGGCTCCATATATGCAAGACTGGGAAG GTTATCCAGAAGAGACCTATCCTGTCTATGATAATTCTGATTGTTACAAGCGCAGACAGGGCACGATTCTTGTGGATTACCCTGACCCAAGCCAGCCATCTGCTGAAGAGCTAGCAGAGAGAATGGAGTTTGTGGACGATGAGGATTACTTGTGTAGTGAAACCCTTTTGTCTGCTCTCGCCTTAGTGAATGATGGCCCAGCAGCAAGGAGTGAGAAGGACCAGCATGCCACATTCAGTGACCAGAGTGGGAATGGCCACCATTTTGAGAAATGCTACTGTTGTCACTATGAAGAGGATGATCCTGCTGTGATAGCAGAGAATGCAGGGTTCTTCTCTGACAGCTGCAGCGAAACGGAAGACACCACCAAAGGAGAGCTCTCGGTGGAGTCTGACCATGAAAACGCAGCGCCCAGAGATCAGAGCGATGAAGAAATTGGCCTTCTGAGAAAGCGAAACACAAAGGGAATGGAGTTGCTGGGACAATGA